The bacterium DNA window TTAAGAAAGGCAAACTTTACATGGCCATAGATATCATCATAAATGCCACCGACCGGGAGATGCGGATAGCCGTATTGGAGGACGAGGGCAAGCTCTCCGAGTTTTGGGTGGAGCGCCCCCAAGAAACCCTTTCGGTGGGCGACATTTACAAGGGGGTGGTGGAAAAGGTGCTGCCGGGGCTGAACGCCGCCTTCGTCAACATCGGGACATACAAAAGCGGTTTTCTGTCGCTGGATGACGCCATCTTTGACCTGAGCGACCTGGCCGATGATGAAACCGGAGCCAAGCCCGCCTTTAAACCGCAGAAAGCCGCCCTGAAGGCCGGACAGGAGATCATGGTCCAGATCTCAAAGGAGCCGCTGGGAAGCAAGGGACCCCGGCTGACCTCCTACGTTTCTTTTCCCGGGCGCTTCTGTGTGCTGATCCCCAACCAGGGCGGCATCGGCATCTCCCGCAAGATAGAAAACCGGGAGGAGCGCTCCAGGCTGCGCAAGGCTCTTCAGCCTTCGCTGCCCAAGGGATCCGGCCTGATAGTTCGGACCGCCGCGGTGGGGGCGGACCAGAAGGTCTTGGACCGCGACGTCAAGGAACTGGTGAAGAACTGGCAGCTGGTGCAAAAGCAATATGTCAGGGCCAAAGCACCGTTCCGGGTGCACGCCCAGCCGCCCTTTATCATCAGCCTGCTCAACGACCTGGCTTCCTACGACATCCACAGCATAGTGACCGACCACAAGAACACATTCAACCAGATCGCCGGCCACCTGAAGGGGGCCGATGAGGGGCTTAAGAAAAAACTGCTGTGGTACCGGGAGGAGATCCCCCTGTTCGAGGCCTATCAGGTGGAGACCCAGGTGGAGAAGGCACTGAACCGGAGGATCTGGCTGAAGAGCGGGGGATACATCGCCATCGACCAGACCGAGGCCCTGACCGCGGTGGACGTCAACTCCGGAAAGTTCACCGGCAAGAAGGACGCCGAGGCCATGGTGCTGAAGGTCAACCTGGAGGCGGCCCAGGAGATAGCCCGCCAGGTGCGCTTAAGGGACATCGGCGGCATCATCGTGGTGGATTTCATCGACATGAAATATTCCCAGCACCGCAACCGGGTGCTGCAGGAGTTCACCCTGGCGGTCAAGTCCGACCGGTCCAAGCCCAATGTTTACGCCATCTCGCCCCTGGGGCTGGTGGAGATGAGCCGCAAACGGATCAAGCCCAGCCTCTGGCAGTCCCTGACCGAGACCTGTCCGGCCTGCAACGGAGCGGGCAGGATCTTCACCGCCTACACCAGCGCCCAGATGCTGGAGCGCAAGATGCTCTCTATGAAACCGGACATGAAGCGGCGCAGGCTGGCCGTCAAAGCCGGGAACCTTTTATTTGATTACCTCTCCGGTCCCGGACAGGCCATCCTTAAGGCCCTTAACCGGGAGCTGAAGACGGAGCTGAGGATCTCCTCCGATCGCAAGATGCCGGTCAATTCCTTCAAGATCATAAATCTGGAGGACGAACAGGAGATAGTCTGATCCCTGCAGGCCAAAGGTCAATATAAAAAAGCGAGAGTTTTCTCTCGCTTTTTTGTTGACACAATGTTTGATTTTACAGCATTTTGGATTAAACCGATATTTAGTATTGACAGCGGGGTAAGTTTGTTATAAAATATTAGTCTTCCTTGGTTTAAACGATAAATTTGGCCCAAATATCAGGCCCAAAAATGCCGGGATGGTGAAATTGGTAGACACGTACGTTTGAGGTGCGTATGGCGCAAGCCTTGTGGGTTCAACTCCCACTCCCGGCACCAAATAGGTTTCTTGCTTGCCTATAGTCCGCCTTCGGCGGGCACCACACAATA harbors:
- a CDS encoding Rne/Rng family ribonuclease produces the protein MAIDIIINATDREMRIAVLEDEGKLSEFWVERPQETLSVGDIYKGVVEKVLPGLNAAFVNIGTYKSGFLSLDDAIFDLSDLADDETGAKPAFKPQKAALKAGQEIMVQISKEPLGSKGPRLTSYVSFPGRFCVLIPNQGGIGISRKIENREERSRLRKALQPSLPKGSGLIVRTAAVGADQKVLDRDVKELVKNWQLVQKQYVRAKAPFRVHAQPPFIISLLNDLASYDIHSIVTDHKNTFNQIAGHLKGADEGLKKKLLWYREEIPLFEAYQVETQVEKALNRRIWLKSGGYIAIDQTEALTAVDVNSGKFTGKKDAEAMVLKVNLEAAQEIARQVRLRDIGGIIVVDFIDMKYSQHRNRVLQEFTLAVKSDRSKPNVYAISPLGLVEMSRKRIKPSLWQSLTETCPACNGAGRIFTAYTSAQMLERKMLSMKPDMKRRRLAVKAGNLLFDYLSGPGQAILKALNRELKTELRISSDRKMPVNSFKIINLEDEQEIV